The genomic stretch CTGCTCGATATTGATATGCTGGGCCATCACCGCCAGCAGCGACTCAGCAAAGTGATAATAGGTGGTAGGGTCGGAGCTATTGTAGTGATACTCCCCCCAAACATTTACCCCCCATTCGTCCGTGCCACAGCCTAGCTGATCTACCAGCCCGCTCACCACTCTGGCTAAATCATCCATATACACCGGGGCACTGTGGCCATGTAGCGACAGGCTGATATCACCCCCCTGCTTAAACTGCGCCAATAAATGGGTAAGCACATTATCGCCACGCTCGGAAAACAGCGCGCCGGTGCGCAATATAATATAGCGCTGCACATGCTTGCGGGTATAACTCTCCACCCGGCGATAGATCTGCCCCAGCTCGGTATCGGGCTCAGCTAAATCTGACACTTTATAACGACGCGGCTCGGCACTGTTAAACACATGGCTGCTGGATAGTTGTATGTATGGCAACTGTAACTGCTCAACCGCCGTTAGTAAGCTCAGTAGAGGCCCTTGCTGCAAATAGCCTGGCAATTGCGCCGCAGGCAAGCTAACCAACGAACTATTGATAACCTGCGTCACCTGCTGCTCGCTTAAAAAACTGACCAGAGCCTTGCCTTCCGGCAACTCGGCCAAAGGATAACTAATATGTTGGCAACCGCGGTCAGCAAAACGCTGCGCCATCGCTGCCCCTATAAAATCGTGCTCTGCCACTATCAGTATTGTCACTGCCACACCTTAAAACTTATCAAGCTACTCATTTATCCATCACGCCTTTACGTACTGTAGCTTTAGCATAGATACTTTCTAACCCTAGCGACTGCTACGCGAAAAAAAAGGGCCGCTCAGCGACCCTTTTTATACTGTTTTGTTTAGAACGGAATATCGTCATCCCAAGCGCCTGCATCAGGGGCTGCCGCCACCGGTGGCGCCTGTGGTGCACGCTGTTGAGGGCTGGCTTGTTGCGGTTGCTGCTGATAAGGCTGCTGTGGCGCCTGCGCGGTTTGCTGTGGCGCGGCCTGCTGCGGCGCTTGGCTATATTGATCATAGCCCCCCTGACCTTGCCCCGGCCCTTGCTGAGCGCCGCCACGACTGTCCAGCATTTGCATTTCGGCACCGACGATCTCGGTAGAGTATCTGTCTTGGCCAGTTTGCTTATCCTGCCACTTGCGGGTTCTTAACGAGCCCTCTACATACACCTTAGAGCCTTTACGCAAATACTCGGCGGCAATTTCAGCGAGGCGATTAAAGAACACCACTCGGTGCCACTCGGTGCGCTCTTGCTGCTGACCGGTGTTTTTATCTTTCCAGCTTTCTGAGGTCGCAATGCTGATATTGGTGACTGCGCCGCCGGAAGGTAAAGAATTGGTCTCTGGGTCGTTACCCAAATTACCCACTAAAATAACTTTATTTATGCCCCTTGCCATAGTTTTCCCTGCCCTTATGTCTGCTAATGTTCGCTGTGTTTATGATGTAAAAACTATTCTATATACCTAGTTCTAGAGACAATTCTAGAGCTACCGCCAGCCACCCTCGGCCATGCTATTTAACCGCCCTGGGGGCCACTGGCTATAGCGGCTAGCTACAGCATAACTGCGGCTAGTTTGAACTGGCAAGTTTCGCATATTTATCGGCTCTGTAAAAGCACTACCCCCACCTCTAAGCCATATTAACTCGCACTCAGCACCAGTCAAAATAAGTCTACCTAGATGCAACCAATCCCCTTCTAGCTTGGGCTGAGTATTATCACTACTGATCATGATTAACAGCAGCCGACGGTGCCGGCTGAACACCCCCCTTTTTATTTCACCACCCCAAGATACCCCCTCTACAGCTTTATCCCCACTAACCATAGCCTCAGCTCAACGACAAACTGACCCACGCCCCCCAGACCCGTAGCCCCCTACTATGACACTGGCATTTGACGTGTATTTTGGAAAGGGCATGCTACAATCGGGACAAAATAACTATCAAGCCTCGCCCCCTAGATCTAGCGACAAGTTAAAGGTTATAGCGCTAGTGATTACCCCTTACTTAATCCTTGGCTTACATCTATTAATTATCTGAGGCACTCCCCCCCCATATTATGAAAGAAATCCTCATCTATCTTGACCCTAATAGCGCACTAAGCCTGCAAGCTCAGATTAGAGAAAAACTCGTAGAAGCTATTATCTCTGGCGTATTGCCCTGCGATGAAAGGCTGCCCCCTACGCGCAGGCTTGCCGAGATGCTGAAAGTCTCTCGTAACACGGTCATTCTTGCTTATCAGAAACTCACCGATGAAGGGTATTTGGAAAGCCGGCCACGCAGTGGTATTTATGTTAGTAATAAAATAATCTCAGATATAAACTCAGCTGCTTTAACCGATAAGCCTATAAGCCCTAAGCAAATCATTAAGCGGGGCAAAAGTGTTGATTTTAAACAATACGACCGCCCTCTTAATGAATACACTTACCCCTTCATCCATGACTGTATAGACACCGACCTTATCCCAACCAACGACTGGCAAGAAGCCTCACGATTAGCCCACAGCTCTAATGCTGCAAAAAAATGGAGTTCTACCGACTTTGAAGAGGATGACCCCGAATTTATCGATCAACTGCGAACAAAAGCTCTTGCACGTAGAGCCATAACCGCCAGCCCTGAAGAAATTCTTATTACAACTGGAGCGCACAACGCTCACTATTTGATAACACAGCTACTGGTCGACGCCGATAGTAAGATTGCGTTTGAAGATCCAGGCGCCCCCAAGCTACGAAATATGCTGAAAAGCAGCGGAGCGACACTGCACTATCAGCCTATAGATGACAGTGGCATGATAATCGACGACAACATCGATAGCTGCCAGCTTCTTTATTGCACCCCCAGCCACCAAGTCCCTACCGGCGTCTGCATGACCCTTGAACGCAGAAAGGCCGCAATAGCTAAAGCAAACCAACAAAACATAACCATTATCGAAGATGACGTTGATTCCGATAGCAATTACGAGGGGCAAGAATTTCCAGCTTTGCGTAGCCTAGATACGCAAGGGCGCGTTATCTACGTCTCTCAATTATCAACCATACTCGCGCCCGGTTTAAATCTTGGGTTTATCGTCGCATCACCGCCAATTATTACGCAACTCAAAGCGCTTCGAAAAAAAATCATGCCGCCGCCCTCTCTTTTGCAGCAACGCACAGCTTGCACATTTTTTAAATTAGGGCACTACAATGCATCGCTAGCCAATATCAAGCATGTACTCTATCAACGATGGAAAGCACTATGGAAAGCGTTAAACTATCATTTTCCTTTTTTAATTATTACCGCCCCAAGCCAAGGCGGAGCCTGCTGGGTGACAATAAAAAAAGATATCGATATTGATGTAGCCGCATTGGTAGCAAGAGCGAAACTAGCCGGCGTGCTTATCGAACCCGGCAATATTTACTATAGCGATTCATCAACCCAAGAAAAAACCCTGAGAATAGGAACCGCTGGTGTTCCTATTGATAGAATACGCCCAGGAATTAATAAATTAGGTAATTTATTACGTGAGATGACCTCTAATTATCAGGGCGCATTAACGTGCAACGCTACGTCGTGGATATCAGGGGATAAGCTCAGCACGCTAATGCCAGGCGCAATGCTTAAAATGAAAACAGTTTTTGGTAATAGTTGCCACATTCAATTGCACTCGGACGGCACCATGTCAGGCGTTGCAGAGTTAGATAAGCTAGAAACCGATAAAGGAAAGTGGTGGATTGAAGGCGACCTCTGGTATCGGCAATGGAGCACTTGGTCTTATGGTGAAGCTTTAGGCCTCAAAATAGCGATTACCGGAAAAAACATCCAATGGTACAGCCAAGACAATATGCTAGAAGATAGGGGAGAAATAATATTAGCAAAACAATAGGCCACTATCTGGAAATAGCTTTTTTATAAGGCATAGGAGTGTTAAAAAATAGGGCCAACTCACTTGGCG from Dasania marina DSM 21967 encodes the following:
- a CDS encoding PLP-dependent aminotransferase family protein, translating into MKEILIYLDPNSALSLQAQIREKLVEAIISGVLPCDERLPPTRRLAEMLKVSRNTVILAYQKLTDEGYLESRPRSGIYVSNKIISDINSAALTDKPISPKQIIKRGKSVDFKQYDRPLNEYTYPFIHDCIDTDLIPTNDWQEASRLAHSSNAAKKWSSTDFEEDDPEFIDQLRTKALARRAITASPEEILITTGAHNAHYLITQLLVDADSKIAFEDPGAPKLRNMLKSSGATLHYQPIDDSGMIIDDNIDSCQLLYCTPSHQVPTGVCMTLERRKAAIAKANQQNITIIEDDVDSDSNYEGQEFPALRSLDTQGRVIYVSQLSTILAPGLNLGFIVASPPIITQLKALRKKIMPPPSLLQQRTACTFFKLGHYNASLANIKHVLYQRWKALWKALNYHFPFLIITAPSQGGACWVTIKKDIDIDVAALVARAKLAGVLIEPGNIYYSDSSTQEKTLRIGTAGVPIDRIRPGINKLGNLLREMTSNYQGALTCNATSWISGDKLSTLMPGAMLKMKTVFGNSCHIQLHSDGTMSGVAELDKLETDKGKWWIEGDLWYRQWSTWSYGEALGLKIAITGKNIQWYSQDNMLEDRGEIILAKQ
- the ssb gene encoding single-stranded DNA-binding protein, coding for MARGINKVILVGNLGNDPETNSLPSGGAVTNISIATSESWKDKNTGQQQERTEWHRVVFFNRLAEIAAEYLRKGSKVYVEGSLRTRKWQDKQTGQDRYSTEIVGAEMQMLDSRGGAQQGPGQGQGGYDQYSQAPQQAAPQQTAQAPQQPYQQQPQQASPQQRAPQAPPVAAAPDAGAWDDDIPF
- a CDS encoding sugar nucleotide-binding protein; the protein is MTILIVAEHDFIGAAMAQRFADRGCQHISYPLAELPEGKALVSFLSEQQVTQVINSSLVSLPAAQLPGYLQQGPLLSLLTAVEQLQLPYIQLSSSHVFNSAEPRRYKVSDLAEPDTELGQIYRRVESYTRKHVQRYIILRTGALFSERGDNVLTHLLAQFKQGGDISLSLHGHSAPVYMDDLARVVSGLVDQLGCGTDEWGVNVWGEYHYNSSDPTTYYHFAESLLAVMAQHINIEQVNLVGVEAPDNSWQYPLLNCSKILSAFGIKQMPWRSSVVNVVKRYCKEVVDE